The following are encoded together in the Campylobacter devanensis genome:
- the rpsT gene encoding 30S ribosomal protein S20 — MANHKSAEKRARQTIKRTERNRFYRTRLKNLTKAVRVAVANNDKEAALSALKDVNKSFHSFVNKGFLKKETASRRVSRLAKLVNTLAA, encoded by the coding sequence TAAATCTGCTGAAAAAAGAGCAAGACAAACCATTAAAAGAACAGAGAGAAATAGATTCTACCGTACAAGACTTAAAAATTTAACAAAAGCGGTAAGAGTTGCAGTAGCTAACAACGATAAAGAAGCAGCATTATCAGCATTAAAAGATGTAAATAAAAGCTTCCATAGCTTTGTAAACAAAGGTTTCTTGAAAAAAGAGACAGCTTCTAGAAGAGTTAGCCGCTTAGCAAAATTAGTAAATACATTAGCTGCGTAA